A part of Arthrobacter dokdonellae genomic DNA contains:
- a CDS encoding DEAD/DEAH box helicase, translating into MDAFGIRDQLIEGYRSFTEGFVDIQDERIKKAVVELGDKGRQWPDPWLSLNPSFSSGGRVDELVSRGLLHPDCSAIFRPKKDLADRGTAPITLHKHQRDAIEIAAKKDSYVLTTGTGSGKSLAYIIPIVDRVLREGTGKGIKAIIVYPMNALANSQMEELSKFLDYGFDGNSPVTFARYTGQERGEDRENILKNPPDILLTNYVMLEYVLTRPEERQSLIRAASGLQFLVLDELHTYRGRQGADVAMLVRRLRDACNAQQTLQCIGTSATMSSGGTLTQQQSDVAKVASRIFGANITPDHVVTETLVQATTHHERLAEELRAAVLERGDAEFSSPTLSGGYTLMQSDPLASWIEDTFGLTREAESGRLVRRKPQTVTQAAEELSETTGEPVGNCATAIRATLLAGSKAKHNETNRPLFAFRLHQFISKAGSLYVTAESEAARLIETNFQLMVGEDEKRLYPLAFCRECGQEYLMARLTERDGEQRFVTRHELKMQQSGGDDNGQDGYLYISTSQEWPEKAVEAGRIPGSWLTNAESGHPIVESKRKRIPSRYRVQPDGSAALDNDYTHDSGQLAAWVPGSLGFCLNCQVTYESARSGEFSKVVTLDQDGRSSAMTVIATKMVQLLRSNAASDLSPQARKLLTFVDNRQDASLQAGHLNDFVQVAQLRSALYRAVAQAGSTGVEAMELGDAMVRTLNLVWSDYARTEDPLDPKPTKRALNEVVTYRALRDLQRGWRITLPNLEQTGLLVVDYPLAKNLAEQERRWEGAHYILRDADPGKREEIIRVLLDEFRRVLAIDAEELSAEWLDRVKNRSREFLTGIWALPEQESAASVGLVTTETKKTAFRTTLPITSYGTFGRWLAKTASPGNKLKRVEVDEVIASLFTILLETGFIAEVVEGKISGYRLKLSSMVLKKGNGQYGAPDLLRRTYHADQKPRVIEFFKDLYLETGQELAGLKAAEHTAQVRADDREKREQEFRSAELPLLFCSPTMELGVDIADLNAVAMRNVPPTPANYAQRSGRAGRSGQPALVLTYCATGSPHDSYYFERSDLMVSGQVQPPRLDFANEDLVRSHVHAVWLSEALAATSTGLGKSMSGLLKLEDKAYPLQPDITAVLGDQHAAAKAKVSARVLMRSIESELLDTRWWTEGWSDAVIDDALTGFDQACERWRQLYRSAISEQDAAHRASQDHSTDSKHREAAIARHREAGQRLEILLNDSDSRGQSDFYTLRYLASEGFLPGYSFPRLPLAAFIPGMRRGKDNNSTWLQRSRFLAISEFGPDSLIYHEGARYQVKRVSLPRDSDGGGVGDVVLAEARVCEACGYLHQRTPGLDICESCSEPLAGSWSNLMQLQSVITRRRERISADEEERNRQGFELVTNYRFAPHGKKAGHSTAAILNGEDALGQVLYGDGATVRITNLGRRNRAQQDRHGFWLDLITGEWLSEKKATSETDDVPDLSDADDATVEQSKKKQMVTPYVEDRRNIAVVRWADVLTTAEATSIQFALERGIEAVFQLEDSELSSELLADNEDRGRLLFIEAAEGGAGVLRRLQSEPDAMARVAGKALEIIHVDPTTGLDVTGACVRGCYRCLLSYGNQRQHEIIDRRLIIDRLMQLATSSTVPAVEPREAKHALPSGTVVSSRAQELLAYLLERGGMLPDDMGPTLNGNVVDFVYTTNLSVRTAVIVEDSARPAVDAMALTFDNWNVITWGATIDIEVFVNEHASIFGAL; encoded by the coding sequence GTGGACGCGTTTGGTATTCGTGACCAGTTGATCGAGGGGTATCGGTCGTTCACCGAGGGCTTCGTGGACATCCAGGACGAACGAATCAAGAAAGCTGTTGTCGAGCTTGGCGACAAGGGACGGCAGTGGCCGGATCCTTGGCTGTCCTTGAACCCCTCGTTTAGTTCAGGCGGCCGAGTCGACGAACTCGTCAGCCGGGGACTGTTGCACCCTGACTGCAGCGCCATCTTCAGGCCCAAGAAGGATCTTGCAGACCGCGGCACGGCCCCCATTACGCTCCATAAACACCAACGTGACGCCATTGAAATTGCCGCCAAGAAAGACTCTTATGTCCTGACCACCGGCACCGGTTCGGGAAAGTCCCTTGCGTACATCATCCCGATTGTGGACCGGGTCCTTCGTGAAGGTACCGGAAAGGGTATCAAGGCCATCATCGTTTACCCGATGAATGCACTGGCGAACAGCCAGATGGAGGAATTGTCCAAGTTCCTCGACTACGGCTTTGACGGGAATTCACCGGTGACTTTTGCCCGTTATACGGGACAGGAGCGCGGCGAAGACCGGGAAAACATCCTGAAGAATCCACCGGACATTTTGCTGACCAACTACGTGATGCTGGAGTATGTCCTGACCCGGCCGGAGGAGCGGCAATCCCTCATTCGCGCCGCGTCGGGGTTGCAGTTCCTTGTTCTTGACGAGTTGCACACCTACCGTGGCCGGCAGGGGGCTGATGTGGCGATGCTGGTCCGCCGGCTGCGGGACGCCTGCAATGCCCAGCAGACTCTCCAGTGCATCGGGACGTCGGCCACCATGTCCAGCGGCGGGACGCTCACTCAGCAGCAAAGCGACGTGGCTAAGGTGGCATCACGGATCTTCGGTGCGAACATCACTCCGGATCACGTCGTGACCGAAACGCTCGTCCAAGCGACCACTCATCATGAACGCTTGGCCGAGGAGCTGCGGGCGGCTGTGCTGGAACGCGGTGACGCGGAGTTCAGCAGCCCGACCCTATCGGGTGGTTACACCCTGATGCAGTCGGATCCTCTTGCCTCGTGGATTGAGGATACGTTCGGCCTGACTAGGGAGGCCGAATCGGGAAGGCTCGTCCGCAGGAAACCTCAAACGGTCACCCAGGCTGCGGAAGAACTTTCTGAGACAACGGGCGAACCCGTTGGAAACTGTGCCACGGCTATCCGGGCGACGCTGCTGGCCGGGTCCAAGGCCAAGCACAATGAAACCAACCGGCCCCTGTTCGCATTCCGGTTGCACCAGTTCATTTCCAAAGCAGGCTCGCTGTATGTCACGGCGGAGTCGGAAGCAGCCCGGCTTATTGAAACCAACTTTCAACTGATGGTGGGGGAGGATGAAAAGCGACTCTACCCGCTGGCATTCTGCCGGGAATGCGGGCAGGAATACCTGATGGCCCGCTTGACGGAGCGAGACGGTGAACAACGCTTCGTCACCCGCCACGAGCTCAAGATGCAGCAAAGTGGAGGGGACGATAACGGCCAGGACGGCTACCTGTACATTTCCACGAGTCAGGAGTGGCCGGAGAAGGCCGTGGAGGCCGGACGTATCCCGGGGTCGTGGCTGACAAATGCAGAATCCGGACACCCCATCGTTGAGTCCAAGCGGAAAAGGATTCCCTCCCGGTACCGTGTCCAACCTGATGGTTCGGCGGCGCTGGATAACGACTACACCCACGATTCGGGCCAACTGGCCGCATGGGTCCCCGGCAGCCTTGGTTTTTGCCTCAACTGTCAGGTGACCTACGAGTCCGCCCGGAGTGGGGAGTTCTCCAAGGTGGTTACCTTGGATCAGGACGGCCGTAGCAGTGCCATGACTGTCATCGCCACCAAAATGGTGCAGTTGTTGAGGTCTAACGCCGCCAGCGACCTAAGCCCGCAGGCCAGAAAGCTTTTGACTTTTGTGGACAACCGGCAGGACGCGTCCTTGCAGGCCGGGCACCTGAACGACTTCGTCCAGGTGGCGCAGCTTCGTTCGGCCCTCTACCGTGCCGTGGCCCAGGCTGGGAGCACCGGAGTCGAAGCCATGGAACTTGGCGATGCCATGGTCAGGACACTGAACCTTGTTTGGAGCGACTACGCACGGACCGAGGACCCCTTGGATCCCAAACCAACCAAGCGGGCATTGAACGAGGTCGTTACCTACCGTGCCCTGCGTGACCTGCAGCGTGGCTGGCGCATCACCCTGCCGAACCTGGAACAGACGGGCCTGCTGGTGGTCGACTACCCGCTGGCGAAGAACCTGGCAGAACAAGAACGCCGCTGGGAGGGTGCGCATTACATTCTCCGCGACGCTGACCCGGGCAAACGTGAAGAAATCATCCGGGTTCTCCTTGATGAGTTCCGGCGCGTGCTGGCCATCGACGCGGAGGAACTGAGCGCCGAGTGGCTGGACCGGGTCAAGAACCGCAGCCGCGAGTTTCTGACAGGCATTTGGGCACTGCCGGAGCAAGAATCCGCGGCCAGCGTTGGGTTGGTCACTACAGAAACGAAAAAGACGGCGTTCAGGACCACCCTTCCCATCACTTCCTACGGCACCTTCGGGCGTTGGCTCGCCAAAACGGCCTCGCCGGGAAACAAGCTCAAAAGGGTGGAAGTCGATGAAGTCATTGCCTCGCTCTTCACGATCCTCTTGGAAACCGGGTTTATCGCCGAAGTCGTCGAGGGAAAAATATCTGGTTACAGGCTCAAACTTTCAAGCATGGTTTTGAAGAAGGGAAACGGTCAGTACGGCGCCCCCGACCTTCTTCGCAGGACGTACCACGCTGACCAAAAGCCTCGGGTGATTGAGTTCTTCAAGGACCTTTATCTGGAAACCGGGCAAGAACTTGCCGGCTTGAAGGCAGCGGAACACACGGCGCAGGTACGTGCTGATGACCGCGAGAAACGTGAACAGGAATTCCGGAGCGCGGAACTGCCCTTGTTGTTCTGCTCGCCCACCATGGAACTTGGTGTTGACATTGCCGACCTCAATGCGGTCGCGATGCGCAATGTCCCTCCCACTCCGGCCAACTATGCCCAGCGCAGCGGTCGGGCCGGCCGGTCCGGGCAGCCTGCCCTGGTGCTTACGTACTGTGCCACCGGCAGCCCCCATGATTCGTACTACTTTGAGCGTTCGGACCTGATGGTCTCCGGACAGGTCCAGCCGCCCCGGCTCGACTTTGCCAATGAGGACTTGGTCCGCTCCCACGTGCACGCAGTGTGGCTCTCGGAAGCGCTGGCGGCCACAAGCACCGGCTTGGGAAAGTCCATGAGCGGTCTGCTCAAACTTGAGGACAAGGCATACCCCCTGCAGCCTGACATCACGGCTGTTCTGGGTGACCAGCATGCGGCGGCGAAAGCCAAAGTGTCCGCAAGGGTCCTCATGCGCAGCATAGAAAGTGAACTGCTGGACACCCGTTGGTGGACCGAAGGATGGTCTGATGCGGTCATTGACGACGCCCTGACCGGATTCGACCAGGCTTGTGAGAGATGGCGCCAGCTCTACCGCAGTGCCATCTCCGAACAGGACGCGGCCCACCGGGCCAGCCAGGACCATTCCACGGACTCCAAACACCGAGAGGCGGCGATTGCCCGGCATCGTGAGGCTGGGCAGCGACTGGAGATCCTCCTTAACGACAGCGATTCGCGCGGGCAGTCGGACTTCTACACCTTGCGCTATCTTGCCTCCGAAGGGTTCCTACCAGGGTATTCGTTCCCGAGATTGCCACTGGCCGCCTTCATTCCGGGCATGCGGCGTGGCAAGGACAACAACAGCACCTGGCTGCAGCGGTCCCGATTCCTGGCCATCAGCGAATTTGGTCCGGATTCACTGATCTACCATGAGGGTGCCCGCTACCAGGTCAAGCGGGTCAGCCTGCCCCGGGACTCCGACGGCGGAGGTGTTGGCGACGTCGTCCTGGCCGAGGCAAGGGTTTGTGAGGCCTGCGGCTATCTGCACCAGCGAACACCCGGATTGGACATCTGTGAATCCTGCAGTGAGCCACTGGCCGGGAGCTGGTCGAACCTCATGCAATTGCAGTCTGTGATTACACGCCGCCGTGAACGGATCAGCGCCGACGAGGAAGAACGCAACAGGCAGGGCTTTGAGCTGGTCACCAATTACAGGTTTGCCCCCCATGGCAAGAAGGCCGGCCACTCAACCGCGGCCATCCTCAACGGTGAAGACGCCTTGGGCCAGGTTCTCTACGGTGACGGCGCCACGGTCCGGATCACGAATCTTGGCCGGCGGAATCGTGCCCAGCAGGACCGCCATGGTTTCTGGCTGGACCTCATCACGGGGGAGTGGCTGTCCGAGAAGAAGGCAACCTCTGAGACGGATGACGTTCCCGACCTCTCCGACGCCGACGACGCCACCGTTGAACAGTCGAAAAAGAAGCAGATGGTCACCCCCTATGTGGAGGATCGCCGGAACATTGCAGTCGTCCGGTGGGCTGACGTGCTCACCACGGCCGAGGCGACGTCCATCCAGTTCGCTCTCGAACGCGGCATTGAAGCCGTCTTCCAGCTGGAGGACTCGGAGTTGTCCAGTGAGTTGTTGGCAGACAATGAGGACCGCGGAAGGCTGCTCTTCATCGAAGCGGCCGAAGGCGGTGCCGGCGTGCTTCGGCGTTTGCAAAGTGAACCAGACGCCATGGCACGCGTTGCGGGCAAGGCGCTGGAAATTATCCACGTGGATCCCACTACAGGCCTTGACGTGACAGGCGCCTGTGTGCGGGGCTGCTACCGCTGTCTTTTGTCGTACGGCAACCAGCGCCAACATGAAATCATCGACCGACGGCTCATTATCGATCGGTTGATGCAGCTGGCAACTTCCAGCACCGTCCCAGCGGTGGAACCCCGCGAGGCAAAGCATGCCCTGCCCTCAGGAACAGTCGTGAGTTCTAGGGCTCAGGAACTTCTGGCATACCTGCTCGAAAGGGGCGGCATGCTTCCAGATGACATGGGTCCCACACTGAACGGCAATGTGGTCGACTTCGTGTACACCACCAATTTGTCAGTACGTACTGCTGTAATAGTGGAAGATTCGGCCCGGCCTGCTGTGGACGCAATGGCATTGACGTTCGACAACTGGAATGTCATCACCTGGGGCGCAACCATAGACATCGAAGTGTTCGTCAATGAACACGCAAGCATTTTTGGAGCACTGTAG
- a CDS encoding DUF4192 domain-containing protein produces the protein MEPIRISSPADAISDMGHSLGYWPQESLVCVALDGAALGPTLRVNLPGKEDFAESYAERVAHYFGIDHDATAVLIALFPHQHWGKGHTKPFAPMIQGLKRQFSATGLLVHHVWIVGPESFATYDGTNPALCGKETPLTAIESSMLNAELVYQGSLIEQNDTPAIPELAATHADHNAVEAALRDMSINPAQSLGAAYRLWMELIDHGGDPTHEQLAEVLAGLQHVGLRDQILADMPGINEPMAATLFGATDEAPQWDRIDSSERLLRQLLTIAAPTHAAAPLTMLGHICWWKGRGTAAANYMHVALTFDPDYHLARLLDQLLGAGVVSGWAQHKNTAYRNHQ, from the coding sequence ATGGAACCGATCAGAATCAGCAGCCCGGCCGACGCCATCAGCGACATGGGCCACAGCCTCGGCTACTGGCCCCAGGAAAGCCTCGTCTGCGTCGCCCTCGACGGCGCCGCCCTCGGCCCCACCCTCCGCGTCAACCTCCCCGGCAAGGAAGACTTCGCCGAGAGTTACGCCGAACGCGTCGCCCACTACTTCGGTATCGACCACGACGCCACCGCCGTCCTCATCGCCCTCTTCCCCCACCAGCACTGGGGCAAGGGACACACCAAGCCATTCGCCCCCATGATTCAGGGACTCAAGCGCCAGTTCTCGGCCACCGGACTGCTCGTCCACCACGTATGGATCGTCGGCCCCGAATCCTTCGCCACCTACGACGGCACCAACCCCGCCCTCTGCGGCAAGGAGACCCCGCTGACTGCCATTGAGTCCAGCATGCTCAACGCCGAACTGGTCTACCAGGGCAGCCTAATTGAACAAAATGACACACCCGCTATCCCCGAGCTGGCCGCCACCCATGCCGACCACAACGCCGTCGAAGCAGCCCTGCGGGACATGTCCATCAACCCCGCCCAGAGCCTTGGCGCGGCATACCGTCTGTGGATGGAGCTCATTGACCACGGTGGCGACCCCACCCACGAGCAGTTGGCCGAGGTCCTGGCCGGGCTGCAGCACGTCGGGCTCAGAGACCAGATCCTGGCCGACATGCCCGGCATCAACGAGCCCATGGCAGCCACACTCTTTGGCGCCACGGACGAAGCCCCGCAATGGGACAGGATCGACAGCTCCGAAAGGCTGCTGCGACAGCTGCTCACCATCGCTGCCCCAACCCATGCGGCGGCACCGTTGACGATGCTCGGGCACATCTGCTGGTGGAAGGGCCGGGGAACGGCTGCCGCGAACTACATGCACGTCGCCCTGACATTTGATCCGGACTACCACCTGGCCAGGCTGCTGGACCAGCTGCTCGGCGCCGGCGTCGTCTCCGGCTGGGCGCAACACAAGAACACCGCATACCGGAACCACCAATAG
- a CDS encoding glutaredoxin family protein, translating into MNVTVYSKPGCQQCRFTCRSLDHAGIAYDVVDLTTNAAALEYVQDLGYSQAPVVVVNDHDHWSGFNPTEIERLKLAIH; encoded by the coding sequence ATGAATGTCACGGTCTACAGCAAGCCCGGCTGCCAGCAGTGCAGGTTCACCTGCCGGTCCCTGGACCATGCCGGCATCGCTTACGACGTCGTCGACCTGACAACGAACGCCGCCGCCCTCGAGTACGTCCAGGACCTCGGCTACTCCCAAGCCCCCGTGGTTGTTGTCAACGACCACGACCATTGGTCAGGATTCAACCCGACCGAGATCGAGCGGCTCAAGCTAGCGATCCATTAA
- a CDS encoding DNA polymerase III subunit alpha, whose product MFIHLHVASAFSAHYGVDWPDTLAAAARDGGADALAITDRDGLYGVPKHIAACRRAGIDPILGVELATLDRDGGVTGRVVVLAHGHNEGAGYAALCRLVSTAHTRSPVGVSPGEIAAHLLTGSGPVGTVLLGPLSDVGRRVGARREGLPLLRAWQAVLPAEALRVEVVSHLSEPGQPLSHPHAIRMLRLAARSGITPVLTNMVRYAEPDGAVTADVLDAARALACLDKVGVQPTAQGWLKPVRTMKALASEIAVLGQFEAGEARALLAQTEALADACRIDPVTDTGWGVPVMPEASIIGITGDPLAELWDRAKAGVASRYPGIGATSRATVEERLRAEMGTIAELGFSSYFLTVAEVTRLIREMGIRSAARGSGAGSLVNYALGISQVDPIRHDLLFERFLSTERQTLPDVDIDVESARRHEIYHRIFERFGPERVTLMSMQSGYRARGAARDAGMALGMAPGDIDGIAKGLWRFPASEFREALDEKPELRDLAGRVEGNRQLDLLVDITERLDRLPRHISMHPCGVILSNASLLDRTPVQPSGMGLPMSQYDKHDMDPMGLIKLDVLGVRMQSAMAYAITEIRRTTGQAVDLEAVPLDDGPTFELIRSTQTLGCFQIESPGQRELIGKLQPTVFDDLITDISLFRPGPMQADMVKPFLNRRGGWETVAQLHPDLEPVLRSTYGIVVFHEQLMRILDIFTGCGLAYADVLRRHLSNDDKLPAVETYFRAQSSQRGYTPEAVERVWGVVKGFGSFGFCRAHGAAFAVPTYESAWLKTHYPVQFLAGLWTHDPGMYPKRLLVAEARRLGIPILPLDVNTSTDEYVVEPAGDGGLGIRMSLADVKGIQAKEIERIINQRPFDSLADLKQRARLRVSTIESLALVGALDSLYTGNHHRSRRDLAAWNQATRHSKRAHVIPGQLALPLPAIDAANMTAHEPEMTPTDVTRAELDILSLDVTHHLMDSHQPLLNQLGVTQAKDLLGLRNGTFVRVAGVRVATQTPPMHGGKRVVFISIDDGTGCIDATFFADAQENVAPPILFNTRLLLIEGTTRRTGPRGMSLQATHATDLTQISATGLVG is encoded by the coding sequence ATGTTCATTCACTTGCATGTTGCCTCCGCCTTTTCCGCCCACTACGGGGTGGACTGGCCCGACACCCTGGCCGCCGCGGCCAGGGATGGCGGCGCCGATGCCTTGGCCATCACCGACCGTGATGGCCTGTACGGGGTTCCCAAACACATTGCGGCCTGCCGGCGGGCGGGGATTGATCCGATCCTCGGCGTGGAGCTTGCCACCTTGGACCGCGACGGCGGGGTGACGGGCCGCGTTGTGGTCCTGGCCCACGGGCACAACGAGGGGGCCGGGTATGCGGCTTTGTGCCGGCTGGTGTCGACCGCGCACACCCGGTCCCCGGTCGGGGTGAGCCCGGGGGAGATTGCCGCGCATCTGCTGACCGGGTCCGGGCCGGTCGGGACGGTGTTGTTGGGGCCGCTCTCGGATGTCGGGCGGCGGGTCGGGGCACGCCGCGAGGGCCTGCCCTTGCTGCGCGCCTGGCAAGCAGTGCTGCCGGCCGAGGCGCTGCGTGTTGAGGTGGTGTCGCACCTTTCCGAGCCCGGGCAGCCGCTCAGCCACCCGCACGCCATTCGCATGCTCCGCCTGGCCGCCCGGTCCGGAATCACACCAGTGCTGACCAACATGGTCCGGTATGCCGAGCCCGATGGGGCGGTCACCGCGGATGTCCTTGACGCGGCCCGGGCACTGGCCTGTCTGGATAAGGTGGGGGTCCAGCCCACTGCCCAGGGGTGGCTCAAACCCGTACGAACCATGAAGGCCCTGGCCTCGGAAATTGCGGTGCTGGGCCAGTTCGAGGCGGGGGAGGCCAGGGCGCTGCTGGCGCAGACCGAGGCGCTGGCGGATGCGTGCCGGATTGATCCGGTCACCGATACGGGCTGGGGTGTTCCCGTCATGCCTGAGGCCTCCATCATCGGCATCACCGGCGACCCCCTGGCCGAACTCTGGGACCGGGCAAAGGCGGGCGTGGCAAGCAGGTATCCGGGAATCGGCGCCACGTCCCGGGCGACTGTGGAGGAGCGGTTGCGGGCAGAGATGGGAACCATCGCCGAGCTCGGTTTCTCCTCGTACTTTCTGACAGTGGCCGAGGTGACCCGGCTGATCCGGGAGATGGGGATCCGCTCCGCCGCCCGCGGTTCCGGGGCCGGATCCCTGGTCAACTATGCCCTGGGCATCTCCCAGGTCGACCCCATCCGGCACGATCTGTTGTTTGAGCGGTTCCTGAGCACGGAGAGGCAAACCCTGCCGGATGTTGACATTGATGTGGAGTCGGCTCGGCGGCATGAAATCTACCACCGCATTTTCGAGCGCTTCGGCCCGGAACGGGTGACTTTGATGTCCATGCAGTCCGGGTACCGGGCCCGGGGCGCGGCCCGGGACGCCGGCATGGCCCTGGGCATGGCGCCGGGAGACATTGACGGGATCGCCAAAGGCCTGTGGAGGTTCCCCGCGAGTGAGTTCCGGGAGGCGTTGGATGAAAAGCCGGAACTGCGCGATCTGGCCGGCCGGGTCGAGGGCAACCGGCAGCTGGATCTTCTGGTGGACATTACCGAGCGCCTGGACCGGCTCCCGCGTCACATTTCCATGCACCCGTGCGGTGTCATCCTCAGCAACGCTTCGCTGTTGGACCGCACCCCGGTCCAGCCCTCCGGGATGGGCCTGCCCATGTCCCAGTACGACAAGCACGACATGGACCCCATGGGGTTGATCAAGCTTGATGTGCTGGGCGTGCGGATGCAGTCCGCGATGGCCTACGCCATCACGGAAATCCGCCGCACCACGGGACAGGCCGTCGACCTGGAGGCTGTGCCGTTGGATGACGGGCCGACCTTTGAGCTGATCCGCTCGACCCAGACTTTGGGGTGTTTTCAAATTGAATCGCCCGGGCAGCGCGAACTCATCGGCAAGCTCCAGCCGACCGTCTTTGACGACCTCATCACCGACATTTCCCTCTTCCGGCCCGGCCCCATGCAGGCCGACATGGTCAAGCCGTTCCTGAACCGGCGCGGCGGCTGGGAAACCGTCGCCCAACTCCACCCCGACCTGGAACCGGTCCTGCGGAGCACGTACGGGATCGTGGTCTTCCACGAACAACTCATGCGCATCCTGGACATCTTCACCGGGTGCGGCCTCGCCTACGCCGACGTGCTGCGACGGCACCTCAGCAACGACGACAAACTCCCGGCGGTCGAGACCTACTTTCGCGCCCAATCCAGCCAACGCGGCTACACCCCCGAAGCGGTAGAGCGGGTGTGGGGTGTGGTCAAGGGTTTTGGCTCGTTCGGGTTTTGCCGCGCCCACGGGGCTGCCTTTGCCGTGCCCACCTACGAGTCGGCCTGGCTGAAGACACACTATCCGGTCCAATTCCTGGCCGGGCTCTGGACCCATGACCCGGGCATGTATCCCAAACGGCTCCTGGTGGCCGAAGCCCGCCGGCTCGGCATCCCCATCCTGCCCCTGGACGTCAACACCTCCACGGACGAATACGTCGTGGAACCGGCGGGCGACGGCGGCCTGGGGATCCGCATGTCCCTGGCGGACGTGAAAGGCATCCAAGCCAAGGAAATCGAACGCATCATCAACCAACGACCCTTCGATTCATTGGCCGACCTCAAGCAACGCGCCCGGCTCCGGGTCTCCACGATTGAGAGCCTGGCCCTGGTCGGTGCCCTCGACTCCCTCTACACCGGAAACCACCACCGGAGCCGGCGGGACCTGGCCGCCTGGAACCAAGCCACCCGCCACAGCAAACGCGCCCACGTCATCCCCGGCCAACTCGCCCTGCCCCTGCCGGCCATCGACGCCGCCAACATGACCGCCCACGAACCGGAAATGACCCCCACCGATGTCACCCGTGCCGAGCTCGACATCCTCTCCCTGGACGTCACCCACCACCTCATGGACTCCCACCAACCCCTCCTGAACCAGCTCGGCGTCACCCAGGCCAAAGACCTCCTGGGCCTGCGCAACGGCACCTTCGTCCGCGTCGCCGGCGTCAGGGTCGCCACACAGACCCCGCCCATGCACGGCGGCAAACGCGTCGTGTTCATCAGCATCGACGACGGCACCGGCTGCATCGACGCGACCTTCTTCGCCGACGCCCAGGAAAACGTCGCCCCGCCCATCCTCTTCAACACCCGGCTGCTACTGATCGAAGGAACCACCCGCCGCACCGGCCCGCGCGGCATGTCCCTCCAAGCCACTCACGCCACAGACCTCACACAAATTTCAGCCACAGGACTGGTCGGATGA